Proteins from a single region of Balneolaceae bacterium:
- a CDS encoding addiction module protein has protein sequence MINDLKEIENSALNLNKKDKARLADKLLQSIHGKIDPEVEQAWIDEVQKRKESLKLGKASLHSASNVLNEARKRLQK, from the coding sequence TATGATCAACGATTTAAAAGAGATTGAAAATTCAGCCCTGAATCTGAACAAAAAGGATAAAGCACGTCTGGCTGACAAATTACTGCAAAGCATTCATGGCAAAATTGATCCTGAAGTTGAGCAAGCGTGGATTGATGAAGTCCAAAAGAGAAAAGAGTCACTTAAATTGGGAAAAGCTTCCCTTCATTCTGCATCGAATGTCTTAAATGAAGCAAGAAAACGTCTTCAAAAGTGA
- a CDS encoding type II toxin-antitoxin system RelE/ParE family toxin encodes MTIRFHSEARKEFFKTAEYYEEQVVGLGDNFVDEVEKVLDVIEQQPASGTKITNSERRFLVSRFPYGIIYSVEVSQIVIFAVMDLRRKPGYWKSRT; translated from the coding sequence GTGACTATTAGATTTCATTCGGAAGCCCGAAAAGAATTTTTTAAAACGGCTGAATATTACGAAGAACAGGTAGTTGGCCTTGGTGATAATTTTGTTGATGAAGTAGAAAAAGTGTTGGATGTCATTGAACAACAACCAGCATCGGGGACTAAAATCACGAATTCTGAAAGAAGATTCTTGGTTTCTCGCTTTCCTTATGGAATAATTTATTCTGTTGAAGTTAGTCAAATTGTAATTTTCGCAGTGATGGATTTAAGACGAAAACCAGGTTACTGGAAATCCCGAACATAA
- the lysC gene encoding lysine-sensitive aspartokinase 3: MPDLVKVAKFGGTSMADLTAMKRCASIVSSDPDKKIIVVSATSGTTNLLTELTIEKSVDARSKIVSDIRKKHLSICADLGNPDSLVEDVESLAEDLESITSRKQIMTPMLRDEILSFGERLSSKIFTEVLKKESGSNVKWFDARKVIKTDNHFGSAEPDIPEIAKASSATLQSVLVDARVVTQGFIGSEPNGHTTTLGRGGSDYSAALFAEAIDSDVLEIWTDVTAIYTTDPRIVSDARPITEISFDEAAELSVFGAKVLHPATMVPAIRKNIRVYVGSSIHPEKPGTWIVRDTKDKPVIRAISLRRNQTLLKVHSLDMLHRYGFLAKLFQVLAEHKISVDLVTTSEVSVALTLDTDVNKPDHPVMDTEVLEQLQEFSEVEIVKDLSLIALVGNNLDATAGLSGPVFGSLQETNIHLICHGASSHNLCFLVAEDEAEDVVRILHKRFIK; this comes from the coding sequence ATGCCAGATTTAGTAAAAGTTGCAAAGTTTGGCGGCACCAGTATGGCAGATCTTACAGCCATGAAACGGTGTGCGTCAATCGTATCGTCAGATCCGGACAAAAAAATTATTGTGGTTAGCGCCACGTCGGGGACAACGAATCTTCTCACGGAGTTAACCATTGAAAAATCGGTTGATGCCCGGAGCAAGATTGTCTCCGATATCAGGAAAAAACATCTCTCCATTTGTGCAGATTTGGGAAATCCTGACTCGCTTGTAGAAGATGTGGAATCCCTGGCAGAGGACCTGGAGTCAATTACTTCGCGCAAACAAATTATGACTCCAATGCTGCGCGACGAGATTCTCTCCTTTGGTGAGCGTTTGTCGTCTAAAATCTTTACCGAGGTTTTGAAGAAGGAATCCGGAAGTAATGTAAAATGGTTTGATGCGAGAAAAGTGATCAAAACAGATAATCACTTTGGAAGTGCGGAACCGGATATCCCGGAAATTGCAAAAGCCTCATCAGCGACGTTGCAATCTGTTTTAGTGGATGCCCGCGTTGTAACACAAGGCTTTATAGGATCGGAGCCAAATGGACATACAACCACACTTGGCCGTGGTGGAAGTGATTATTCTGCCGCACTTTTTGCTGAGGCTATAGATTCAGACGTTCTTGAAATTTGGACCGATGTAACAGCTATCTATACAACCGATCCCCGGATTGTTTCTGATGCGAGGCCCATAACAGAGATTAGTTTTGATGAAGCGGCCGAGCTCTCCGTTTTTGGTGCAAAAGTATTGCATCCGGCCACGATGGTTCCGGCTATCCGAAAAAATATTCGGGTTTATGTAGGATCCAGTATCCACCCCGAAAAACCGGGTACGTGGATTGTCCGGGATACGAAAGACAAACCGGTCATCAGGGCTATTAGCCTTCGCCGAAATCAGACTCTTTTGAAAGTCCACAGCCTTGATATGCTTCACCGTTATGGTTTTCTTGCAAAACTGTTTCAGGTTCTGGCTGAGCACAAAATTAGTGTGGACCTGGTAACCACAAGTGAGGTTAGTGTAGCACTTACTCTCGATACAGATGTAAATAAACCGGATCACCCGGTGATGGACACGGAAGTTCTGGAGCAACTACAAGAGTTTAGCGAAGTAGAAATTGTGAAGGATCTATCATTGATTGCACTTGTAGGTAATAACCTGGATGCAACGGCTGGTCTCAGCGGTCCGGTTTTTGGATCTCTTCAGGAAACAAACATTCATTTGATATGCCACGGTGCCAGTTCTCATAATCTCTGCTTTTTGGTTGCAGAAGATGAGGCCGAAGACGTTGTACGCATATTACATAAACGATTTATAAAATAA
- a CDS encoding dihydrodipicolinate reductase C-terminal domain-containing protein: MTQSNQNRKYAVIGTGKTGGTVAEQLGTSAIPFDEFNKPTPEKLKGADCAIIFVPGAAADEIIEILLETDIPAIWGTTGYQWPEELPEQVKDAGNRWIIGSNFSLGMNLVRKSLDILGKGSEFLDKPKFHIHEIHHVHKQDAPSGTALSWRDWLGKDASISSDRQGDVKGVHELHLKTQGESIYLKHEAHDRSIFAEGAIWTANYILDHPEIEPGVYPFSELFDRAYKELL, encoded by the coding sequence ATGACCCAATCAAACCAAAATAGAAAATATGCCGTTATTGGCACCGGTAAAACAGGCGGTACTGTAGCTGAACAGCTTGGAACATCAGCTATTCCTTTTGATGAATTCAATAAACCCACACCTGAAAAATTAAAAGGAGCAGACTGTGCCATTATTTTTGTGCCTGGTGCAGCAGCGGATGAGATTATTGAGATCTTGCTTGAAACCGATATTCCTGCAATTTGGGGAACCACAGGATACCAATGGCCTGAAGAACTTCCTGAACAGGTAAAGGACGCTGGAAATCGCTGGATTATTGGCTCAAATTTTAGTTTGGGAATGAACCTGGTTCGGAAATCACTCGATATTTTGGGAAAGGGATCAGAATTCCTGGATAAGCCGAAGTTTCATATTCACGAAATCCACCACGTTCACAAACAGGATGCTCCCAGTGGCACAGCATTATCATGGAGAGATTGGCTCGGAAAGGATGCGTCAATCTCATCAGACCGCCAGGGGGATGTTAAGGGGGTTCATGAATTACACTTAAAAACGCAGGGTGAATCGATCTATTTAAAACATGAAGCTCACGACCGGTCTATTTTTGCAGAAGGTGCTATTTGGACGGCAAATTATATACTTGATCATCCGGAGATAGAACCGGGTGTGTATCCGTTTTCAGAACTTTTTGATCGTGCATATAAAGAACTGTTATGA
- the dapA gene encoding 4-hydroxy-tetrahydrodipicolinate synthase: MTDIQLWTALITPMNHDGSIHFKNLEDIISRQEEAGNGILVLGSTGEGLALSDDEKKEIVDFVSNRNNTVPIMVGVGGFNLKTQTDWISYCNGKDIESFLLVNPLYSKPGLKGQIHWFKTLMDTADKPCMIYNIPSRTGVKLYPEVLQELKHHSNLWAVKEASGSIAEFQEFRKAVPSIPLFSGDDGLMPFFATAGGSGLVSVASNIWPKETKLYVEKCLKGQTASLFPIWTDAVKALFSASNPIPLKVLMKEKGFIETSVLRSPLTDEELSSTKHLRASDEAITNWYQLNK, translated from the coding sequence ATGACTGATATTCAACTTTGGACAGCACTTATCACTCCCATGAATCATGATGGGAGTATTCATTTTAAAAATCTGGAGGATATAATTTCCCGACAGGAGGAAGCCGGAAACGGAATTCTTGTTCTTGGGAGTACGGGTGAAGGCCTGGCACTTTCGGATGATGAAAAGAAAGAGATTGTTGATTTTGTATCCAACCGTAACAATACAGTACCAATTATGGTGGGGGTTGGCGGATTTAATCTTAAAACCCAAACAGACTGGATTTCATACTGTAATGGGAAAGATATTGAATCTTTTCTGCTGGTAAATCCACTTTATTCCAAACCGGGATTGAAAGGACAAATTCACTGGTTCAAGACTCTGATGGATACAGCAGATAAACCGTGTATGATTTATAATATTCCTTCGAGGACCGGAGTGAAATTGTACCCGGAAGTATTGCAAGAGCTTAAACACCATTCAAATCTGTGGGCGGTAAAAGAAGCCAGCGGAAGTATTGCCGAGTTCCAGGAGTTTAGAAAAGCTGTGCCTTCAATTCCTCTTTTTAGTGGCGATGACGGACTTATGCCATTTTTTGCAACAGCAGGCGGAAGCGGACTTGTGTCGGTTGCATCAAATATTTGGCCAAAAGAGACGAAACTCTATGTTGAGAAATGTTTGAAAGGTCAAACCGCTTCACTCTTCCCGATCTGGACGGATGCTGTGAAAGCCCTGTTCTCGGCGTCTAATCCTATTCCGTTGAAAGTATTGATGAAAGAAAAAGGATTTATAGAAACATCGGTTCTGCGTTCTCCGCTAACGGATGAAGAGCTGTCATCGACCAAGCATCTGCGTGCTTCTGATGAAGCGATTACTAACTGGTATCAACTGAATAAATGA
- a CDS encoding 2,3,4,5-tetrahydropyridine-2,6-dicarboxylate N-succinyltransferase produces MSWEKILDQLEEGTVRAANPAADGWEANVEVKEAILEAFKAGKNVNYGGIYDGFVDKENLPPRIFNAEDGVRLVPGGSSVRRGAFVAEGVIIMPPAYVNIGAYVDSGSMIDSHALVGSCAQIGKNVHLSAGVQIGGVLEPVGLSPVVIEDDCFIGAGSVIVEGVLVKKGAVIAPGVTLSKSVPVYDSVNETVLGKGAAIPEGAVVVPGSRPINTDWGIETKLSVSCPIIIKYRDEGSDASLVLEDALR; encoded by the coding sequence ATGAGCTGGGAAAAAATATTAGATCAACTGGAAGAAGGAACCGTTCGCGCTGCCAATCCCGCAGCCGATGGATGGGAAGCGAATGTAGAAGTGAAAGAGGCGATTCTTGAAGCATTTAAAGCCGGTAAAAATGTAAACTACGGGGGAATCTACGATGGATTTGTTGATAAAGAGAATCTGCCGCCCCGAATATTTAATGCCGAAGATGGCGTTCGCCTGGTTCCCGGCGGGTCATCCGTTCGCAGAGGAGCGTTTGTTGCGGAAGGTGTGATTATTATGCCGCCTGCGTATGTAAACATCGGTGCATATGTAGATTCCGGTTCTATGATTGACAGCCATGCGCTGGTAGGATCATGTGCACAGATCGGGAAAAATGTACATTTGTCAGCCGGAGTGCAGATCGGCGGTGTTTTAGAACCGGTTGGTTTGAGTCCTGTTGTGATTGAAGATGATTGCTTTATCGGGGCCGGATCGGTAATTGTAGAGGGAGTTCTTGTGAAGAAAGGGGCCGTTATTGCGCCGGGCGTAACCCTCTCAAAATCCGTTCCTGTGTACGACAGCGTGAACGAAACTGTTCTTGGAAAAGGAGCAGCTATTCCCGAAGGTGCAGTGGTTGTGCCGGGTAGCCGACCCATTAATACAGATTGGGGAATTGAAACCAAATTATCTGTTTCTTGCCCCATTATTATTAAGTACAGAGATGAGGGCAGCGATGCCTCCTTAGTGCTCGAAGATGCCCTTCGATAA
- a CDS encoding single-stranded DNA-binding protein, with protein MSSLNKAMIIGRLGADPEVRYTQSNTAVATLSVATTERYKDRNGEQQESTEWHRIVAWGRLAEICQEYLKKGSLAYFEGPIQTRQWEDKEGQKKYTTEIKALNMQMLDSRGDKMGGGGAPAKPKNSSPTAEIDDSFDDMDDDLPF; from the coding sequence ATGAGTTCATTAAATAAAGCAATGATAATTGGCAGGCTTGGAGCCGATCCCGAAGTACGTTATACACAGTCGAATACGGCAGTTGCAACGTTAAGTGTTGCTACGACCGAACGTTACAAAGACCGAAACGGTGAGCAGCAGGAAAGTACTGAATGGCACAGAATTGTAGCATGGGGACGTCTTGCAGAAATATGCCAGGAGTATCTTAAAAAAGGGTCGTTAGCCTATTTCGAAGGCCCGATTCAAACACGCCAGTGGGAAGACAAAGAAGGTCAGAAAAAATACACAACCGAGATTAAAGCACTGAACATGCAGATGCTCGACAGCCGTGGAGATAAAATGGGTGGAGGCGGAGCACCTGCAAAGCCAAAAAATAGTTCGCCAACCGCAGAAATCGATGATTCATTCGATGATATGGATGACGATCTCCCATTTTAA
- a CDS encoding hemolysin family protein yields MESLDEPPSHNFRFFLVLSAAFLIAAEQVGTLQFGEIAMEVGVMIVGLFLSALYSGSEVAFFSLVNQLEDLHDSGLHSNTDSRILTMLNKPRRLLATILIGNTFANIVSSVLAAVLAGKIAVAYDLSTFVIYTIQIFVLTFMILILSEITPKVIAINNPLRVSRNMSGFIYFNFILFTPISKLIANSTLSLEKNLPKPDNRMTAQDLKTMAEMGEKEGSLKGDEREIIENVIEFGNTTVREIMTSRVNIVAVNVELTLPEVITLIQEKGLSRMPLYENDLDTILGVIYSKDVLPYINTNLEKSGINWKTIARKALFIPATKKLDDLLRDFQHEKTHIAIVVDEYGGTEGIVTLDDILEEIVGDIGDEYDEEEEKLYTKFKNGIYIFDAKVDLDDLDEILGTSISADDDEFETLGGLVYHLTERIPNVGERVTYKNLELTVHSVKNNRVRKLRVKPPTSVRNQKT; encoded by the coding sequence TTGGAATCTTTAGACGAACCTCCGAGTCATAATTTCAGGTTTTTTCTCGTGCTCTCCGCTGCATTTTTGATCGCCGCTGAACAGGTTGGAACGCTGCAGTTTGGTGAAATAGCTATGGAAGTGGGAGTCATGATTGTTGGCTTATTTTTAAGCGCATTGTATTCAGGCTCAGAAGTGGCTTTCTTTTCGTTGGTAAATCAGTTGGAAGATCTTCACGATTCTGGATTGCATTCAAACACCGATAGCCGGATTCTGACTATGCTAAATAAGCCGCGCCGGTTGTTGGCCACCATCTTGATAGGTAATACATTTGCCAATATTGTAAGTTCTGTATTGGCGGCAGTTTTGGCAGGAAAAATTGCTGTTGCATATGATCTTTCAACATTTGTGATCTATACGATCCAGATTTTTGTGCTCACATTTATGATTTTGATTTTGAGCGAAATCACTCCTAAGGTCATTGCCATTAATAATCCGTTGAGGGTTTCCCGGAATATGAGTGGCTTTATTTATTTCAATTTTATCCTGTTTACTCCCATTTCTAAATTAATAGCAAACAGTACGTTAAGTCTCGAAAAAAATCTCCCCAAACCTGATAACAGAATGACCGCACAAGACCTGAAAACTATGGCGGAGATGGGTGAGAAGGAGGGATCTCTCAAAGGGGATGAACGAGAGATTATTGAGAATGTAATTGAGTTTGGTAATACAACTGTTCGCGAAATTATGACCTCACGAGTGAATATTGTGGCTGTAAATGTGGAATTGACTTTGCCGGAGGTGATTACCCTGATCCAGGAAAAGGGACTTTCCAGGATGCCACTTTATGAAAATGATCTTGATACCATTCTCGGTGTGATCTACTCAAAAGATGTATTGCCATACATCAATACAAATTTGGAAAAAAGTGGAATCAACTGGAAGACAATTGCACGAAAAGCCCTCTTTATTCCCGCTACCAAAAAACTGGATGATCTGCTGCGGGATTTTCAGCATGAAAAAACGCACATCGCCATCGTTGTGGATGAATATGGCGGAACCGAAGGTATCGTTACGCTCGATGATATTCTTGAAGAGATTGTAGGAGATATCGGAGATGAATATGATGAGGAGGAAGAGAAGCTTTACACGAAGTTTAAAAACGGAATCTATATTTTTGATGCAAAGGTAGACCTGGATGACCTTGACGAAATTCTTGGAACTTCCATCTCTGCAGATGACGATGAATTTGAAACACTCGGAGGGCTGGTATATCACCTTACAGAGCGAATTCCAAACGTAGGAGAACGCGTAACTTATAAAAATCTTGAGTTAACCGTCCATTCTGTAAAAAACAATCGTGTACGAAAATTGAGAGTGAAGCCGCCGACATCCGTCAGAAATCAAAAGACTTAA
- the murB gene encoding UDP-N-acetylmuramate dehydrogenase: protein MNRDIPEIKTNVDLSPYNTLSISAVATEFVDITSKNQLQELYKSGFFEDKQPFVLGGGSNILFLDDPSQPIMKISIRGKEILGEGSEFVKINVGAGENWHEFVTWAVENNYGGTENLALIPGTVGAAPIQNIGAYGVELENVFDSLELFDMQEGSFKTFYKHDCKFGYRDSVFKQDLKGKIVVTGVTLRLSTKNHTIEDSYNSLQSCLSDKKISNPSIRDIYDTVIEIRRSKLPDPNLIGNAGSFFKNPIMNAKDFKVLQERYEEIPFYKLNHNQVKIPAAWLIEKTGWKGKRIGDVGTYKNQALVIVNHGSASGSEIFKFSKMICESVQEKFGIELVPEVNVVE from the coding sequence TTGAACAGAGATATTCCGGAAATTAAAACAAACGTCGATCTATCACCTTATAATACCCTTTCCATTTCTGCAGTAGCAACAGAGTTTGTGGATATTACCTCGAAGAATCAACTTCAGGAACTATATAAGAGTGGTTTTTTTGAGGATAAACAACCGTTTGTTCTCGGCGGTGGCAGTAATATTCTATTTCTTGATGATCCCTCTCAACCAATAATGAAAATTTCGATCCGGGGAAAAGAGATTCTCGGGGAGGGTTCTGAATTTGTAAAGATAAATGTTGGAGCCGGTGAGAACTGGCATGAGTTTGTTACATGGGCGGTGGAAAATAATTATGGAGGAACTGAAAACCTTGCGCTTATTCCCGGTACCGTTGGAGCTGCACCCATTCAGAATATTGGTGCTTACGGCGTGGAGTTGGAAAATGTGTTCGATTCACTGGAACTGTTTGATATGCAAGAGGGTAGTTTCAAGACATTTTATAAGCACGATTGCAAATTCGGATATCGTGATAGTGTATTTAAACAAGATTTAAAGGGTAAAATCGTGGTTACCGGTGTAACACTGCGTCTATCAACAAAAAATCATACCATTGAAGATAGTTACAACTCACTTCAATCCTGTTTATCTGATAAGAAGATTTCCAATCCATCTATCCGGGATATTTATGATACGGTTATTGAAATACGGAGATCGAAGCTTCCCGATCCAAATTTAATTGGTAATGCGGGCAGTTTTTTTAAAAACCCGATTATGAATGCAAAAGACTTTAAGGTACTTCAGGAGAGGTACGAGGAGATACCGTTTTACAAGCTCAATCACAATCAGGTTAAAATTCCGGCAGCATGGCTTATTGAAAAAACCGGGTGGAAAGGAAAGCGAATTGGTGATGTTGGAACCTATAAAAATCAGGCACTTGTCATTGTAAATCATGGGAGTGCAAGCGGTTCAGAAATCTTCAAATTTTCCAAAATGATATGTGAATCGGTACAAGAAAAGTTCGGTATTGAATTAGTACCTGAAGTAAATGTTGTAGAGTAA
- a CDS encoding DUF2779 domain-containing protein — MPEKETIVINDDLFLNTVSCPLKFTHITNNCLNRDSSKLYFRQRNKLHIRDAIANRFENNRQTSNSTKDAANETKTWLKRDHVSICGAVIQHNLLLTRIPILVKEDEKLTIIQVHGKLRKRSEGDEIKPGIKKRSIIRYLLKAAYRLEVLRRNFPESEIDIHFYFPDKHFKSSAGNLHLFDQPSLSGSERIEKQLNELFRKVRATDAVKHVSEQIPSEQSYQIFHGKSVSEAIQKIELLREDSTEQPKIDRHRSCKYCDFRLPGDKGAEGCWSQFFPTENIQHPEKHIFELIGQGNRAESENGTYYQEEAEFSRSFDSLKDLTDKNTPTITILNRRNLQILKARDREIPSLWLKQRIKLIDDLAYPLHFLDFEAATYALPMKKETRPYTPAYFQFSCHTLRENGELIHTEWLDMQAWDTHPHAEFVQQLGKVPGICEGTIMQYSPFEKQGVNRLIADLGREDIRYQDELEILEKIRRPKPQKYEHRFFDVSRIIRDYYFNEYLNDSLGLKQVLKSILQWEQASELTDFLDDTMNEILYGETRDQHKKNLDPYKNYQNSNFSINDGSDAMNAWLSFKNGLMSEDEKEVLPGILKKYCTLDSYALFVIFKHIKQFTKVMGDEDYILFQ; from the coding sequence ATGCCTGAGAAAGAAACCATTGTGATAAATGACGATCTTTTTCTGAATACTGTATCCTGTCCGTTGAAGTTTACCCACATTACAAACAACTGCCTGAATCGGGATTCTTCAAAACTATATTTTCGGCAGCGAAATAAGTTGCATATAAGGGATGCAATTGCCAACCGGTTTGAAAATAACAGGCAAACCTCAAACTCCACGAAAGATGCTGCCAATGAGACGAAAACCTGGCTGAAGAGAGATCATGTATCGATCTGTGGTGCAGTTATCCAGCATAATTTATTGTTAACCAGAATTCCAATCCTGGTGAAAGAGGATGAAAAGCTGACAATTATCCAGGTTCATGGAAAATTGCGGAAACGATCTGAAGGAGATGAGATAAAACCGGGTATCAAAAAAAGAAGTATTATTCGATACCTTTTGAAAGCAGCATATCGGCTGGAGGTGTTGAGAAGAAACTTCCCTGAAAGTGAGATTGATATTCATTTCTATTTTCCGGATAAGCATTTCAAATCTTCTGCAGGGAACCTTCACCTGTTCGATCAGCCATCACTTTCTGGTTCTGAAAGAATAGAAAAGCAGCTTAATGAGCTTTTTAGAAAAGTTCGGGCCACAGATGCTGTGAAACATGTGAGTGAACAGATCCCCTCAGAACAGTCCTATCAAATATTCCATGGTAAATCGGTATCAGAAGCAATTCAAAAAATAGAATTGCTAAGGGAAGATTCCACAGAACAACCAAAAATTGATCGGCACAGGAGCTGCAAATATTGTGATTTTAGATTGCCGGGAGATAAGGGTGCTGAAGGATGCTGGAGTCAGTTTTTTCCGACAGAAAATATTCAACATCCTGAAAAACATATTTTTGAACTTATTGGACAGGGTAACAGAGCAGAATCAGAAAATGGTACGTATTACCAGGAGGAGGCAGAATTTTCCAGAAGTTTTGACTCCCTGAAGGATTTGACAGATAAGAATACTCCCACAATCACTATTTTAAATCGCAGAAATTTGCAGATTCTAAAAGCCAGAGATCGGGAGATTCCAAGTTTATGGTTAAAGCAGAGAATAAAATTAATAGACGATCTGGCATATCCTTTACATTTCCTGGACTTTGAAGCAGCTACATATGCTCTGCCCATGAAAAAAGAAACGCGACCTTACACACCGGCGTATTTTCAGTTTTCATGCCATACACTTCGGGAAAACGGGGAGTTGATTCATACAGAGTGGTTGGATATGCAAGCGTGGGATACCCACCCACATGCAGAATTTGTTCAACAGCTGGGAAAGGTTCCCGGCATCTGTGAAGGAACAATTATGCAGTATTCACCCTTTGAAAAGCAGGGCGTTAATCGGTTGATAGCGGATTTAGGGCGGGAGGATATCAGGTACCAGGATGAACTGGAAATTCTTGAGAAAATCCGACGACCCAAGCCGCAGAAGTATGAGCATCGGTTTTTTGATGTGAGCAGAATTATTCGAGATTATTATTTCAATGAATATTTAAATGACAGTCTTGGTTTGAAACAGGTGTTAAAAAGTATACTTCAGTGGGAACAAGCTTCGGAATTAACTGATTTCTTAGATGATACGATGAATGAAATTTTATACGGCGAGACAAGAGATCAGCACAAAAAAAATTTAGATCCATATAAAAATTATCAGAACTCAAATTTTTCAATTAATGATGGATCAGATGCAATGAATGCCTGGCTTTCATTCAAAAACGGCTTAATGTCGGAGGATGAGAAAGAAGTTTTACCGGGAATTCTAAAAAAATATTGTACTCTTGATTCCTATGCACTCTTCGTAATTTTCAAACATATCAAACAGTTTACAAAAGTAATGGGTGATGAAGATTATATCCTGTTTCAATAG
- a CDS encoding M48 family metalloprotease — protein MRTVLSYLLIFFSIFIFTNSCTVQKSPVSGNKRAYAYTWEEEIQIGQDVDKQIIAQYGLYQDDELSQYVESLSQDILANSHMRREDTPAKYRDTEFTFRVLDSPVVNAFALPGGYVYVTRGLMAHLENEAQFSVVIGHEIGHVAARHASQRGLTQTIGQVVAVGGAILGQEFLGLSGENLLALSSQAAQLLYLSYSRDNERESDELGVEYAAKTGYAAAEGAEFFTSLKRISENANQSLPTFLSSHPDPGEREKTIPRKAQNWAEQGYEQTIYDAEEYMNYIDGIIYGNNPRHGFTEDGLFYHPDLEFQFPVPENWQVINQAQQVALVSPEQNAVMIFQIDSEASNPQKSVQNFLSSNELQAESQQSTRSSGRWDAYAATTTAQGEQQDLGVHVYAVEYEGNIYRFINYSSVDQYSTFEPDFKETTTEFDRLTDQQILNINPVRLKIISVDRRTRFRDLLPGSLPMDIQPEEIAILNQVQLDEMIEAGTTIKIPIQ, from the coding sequence ATGCGTACAGTTCTGTCCTATCTGCTGATATTTTTTTCAATATTTATATTCACAAATTCCTGTACAGTTCAAAAAAGTCCTGTAAGTGGAAATAAGCGGGCCTATGCTTATACATGGGAGGAAGAAATTCAAATTGGACAAGATGTTGATAAACAGATTATCGCCCAATATGGTCTCTACCAGGACGATGAACTGAGCCAATACGTGGAGAGCCTCAGCCAGGATATTCTGGCAAACAGCCACATGAGGCGTGAAGATACCCCCGCCAAATACAGAGATACGGAATTTACATTCAGAGTTTTGGACAGCCCGGTTGTGAATGCTTTTGCGCTGCCCGGTGGATATGTATATGTAACCCGCGGTTTGATGGCGCACCTTGAAAATGAGGCCCAGTTTTCTGTGGTAATCGGGCACGAGATTGGCCATGTAGCAGCAAGGCACGCCTCACAAAGAGGACTCACACAGACAATTGGACAGGTGGTTGCCGTAGGCGGAGCTATTTTGGGCCAGGAGTTCTTAGGGTTATCCGGAGAAAATCTATTGGCCTTGAGCAGTCAGGCTGCCCAGTTATTGTATTTGAGCTATAGCCGAGATAACGAACGGGAATCGGATGAACTGGGTGTTGAGTATGCAGCCAAAACCGGGTATGCTGCTGCCGAAGGGGCGGAATTTTTTACCAGTTTGAAACGAATATCTGAAAACGCAAACCAATCGCTGCCTACATTTCTCTCCTCGCATCCCGATCCCGGAGAACGGGAAAAAACGATTCCGCGAAAAGCCCAAAACTGGGCAGAGCAGGGATACGAGCAAACCATTTATGATGCTGAAGAATACATGAACTATATTGACGGAATTATTTATGGAAATAACCCGCGGCATGGATTTACCGAAGACGGTCTGTTTTACCACCCGGATTTAGAGTTTCAATTTCCTGTTCCCGAAAACTGGCAGGTGATTAACCAGGCTCAGCAGGTAGCATTGGTGAGTCCCGAGCAGAATGCGGTGATGATTTTTCAAATTGATTCTGAGGCTTCCAATCCGCAAAAGTCTGTTCAGAATTTTTTGTCTTCAAATGAACTCCAGGCAGAGTCACAGCAATCCACAAGAAGCAGCGGACGATGGGATGCTTATGCAGCTACAACTACAGCACAAGGCGAACAACAAGATTTGGGTGTTCACGTGTATGCTGTAGAGTATGAGGGCAATATTTATAGATTTATTAATTACTCCTCAGTGGATCAATATTCAACTTTTGAACCTGATTTTAAAGAAACAACCACTGAGTTTGATCGCCTTACAGATCAGCAAATTTTAAATATCAATCCTGTGCGGCTTAAGATCATTTCTGTAGACAGGAGAACACGATTTAGAGACCTTCTTCCAGGCTCTTTACCTATGGATATTCAACCCGAAGAGATTGCCATTCTGAACCAGGTTCAACTGGACGAGATGATTGAAGCCGGCACAACCATTAAAATTCCAATTCAATAA